The Christiangramia flava JLT2011 genome has a segment encoding these proteins:
- a CDS encoding APC family permease: MKNTTDKNNKLSLLGSISLGTGVMIGAGIFVLMGQIAELVGDLFPIAFIAGAVVVGFSSYSYVKFSNAFPSSGGVVKFLNKSYGPGTTTGFYSLLMYVSMVVSESLVAGTFGAYTLRLFPESYAGYASTLGVGLIVVAYIVNILGNKVIGATATFTAIIKVVGIAILAIAGLAISGFADITGNYIPKNTETLPQGFGFVAALALSILAYKGFTTITNQGADIKNPHKNLGRSIVFSILICTLIYVALALAVAGGLSIPEIIEAKDYALAAAAKPVFGEWGSWITIGIAIIATVSGVIASIFSSSRLLAMLSNMKQVPSLTKLGSLKNPALIFTSSLAILLTVLFDLTRIASIGAIFYLIMDIAIHWGLFRHLKNKVVFQPIIPLIAIVLDIAVLAAFLYIKYLNDPLVLIVAAIGIVLILVAERLFMISHTDDEGNMPMGMKNTSDKNNKT; encoded by the coding sequence ATGAAAAACACCACAGATAAAAATAATAAGCTTTCCTTATTAGGTTCCATATCTCTTGGTACAGGCGTAATGATTGGTGCTGGCATATTTGTCCTTATGGGGCAAATAGCAGAGTTGGTGGGTGATCTATTTCCCATTGCATTTATTGCAGGTGCTGTTGTGGTGGGTTTTAGCTCATATTCCTATGTCAAGTTTTCAAATGCTTTTCCATCGTCTGGAGGTGTGGTTAAATTCCTTAACAAATCCTATGGACCTGGAACAACAACAGGGTTTTATTCTTTGCTGATGTACGTATCAATGGTAGTTTCCGAAAGTCTGGTGGCGGGCACTTTTGGAGCATATACGTTGAGACTATTTCCCGAGTCCTATGCAGGTTATGCCTCTACCCTGGGTGTTGGGCTAATTGTTGTTGCTTATATAGTGAACATCCTGGGCAATAAGGTTATTGGTGCCACCGCGACATTTACCGCTATTATAAAGGTAGTGGGAATAGCAATTTTAGCTATTGCCGGCCTTGCAATTTCAGGTTTTGCCGATATTACGGGAAACTATATTCCCAAAAATACTGAGACATTACCACAAGGCTTCGGATTTGTGGCCGCTTTGGCGTTATCTATCCTTGCTTATAAAGGCTTTACCACTATCACGAACCAAGGGGCCGATATTAAAAACCCGCATAAAAATCTTGGTAGGTCTATCGTGTTTTCCATACTTATCTGCACACTGATATATGTAGCCCTGGCATTAGCTGTTGCGGGAGGTTTAAGCATTCCTGAAATAATCGAAGCTAAAGATTATGCCCTTGCAGCCGCCGCAAAACCTGTTTTTGGGGAATGGGGTTCCTGGATTACCATTGGCATTGCCATTATTGCCACGGTTTCTGGGGTCATTGCCAGTATCTTTTCCTCTTCACGCTTGTTGGCAATGCTCAGCAATATGAAACAGGTGCCTTCTTTAACCAAACTTGGTAGCTTAAAAAATCCAGCACTAATATTCACGTCTTCCCTCGCCATTTTACTGACCGTGCTTTTCGATTTGACAAGGATAGCATCCATTGGGGCTATTTTTTACCTTATTATGGATATCGCTATCCATTGGGGGCTGTTCCGTCACCTTAAAAACAAAGTGGTTTTTCAGCCTATCATCCCATTAATAGCCATCGTATTGGACATTGCGGTATTGGCAGCTTTTCTTTATATAAAATATCTGAACGATCCTTTGGTGCTTATCGTAGCAGCGATTGGGATTGTTCTAATACTTGTGGCGGAACGCCTTTTTATGATTTCACATACAGACGATGAAGGTAATATGCCAATGGGAATGAAGAATACAAGTGACAAAAACAATAAAACATAA
- a CDS encoding ATP-dependent 6-phosphofructokinase, translating into MDSTIKHIGVFTSGGDSPGMNSALYAIAKTAEATGIKVSGFRKGYEGLIDGDLVQFKSHELQKLTQKGGTILKTARSKRFLELEGRKKALQTLNANKIDALIAIGGDGTFKGLLTFSEICDIPFIGIPGTIDNDISGTDYTLGFDSAVNTAIENIDKIKDTAESHNRVFIVEVMGRDSGYIAIHSGLTTGADAILIPESGKDFIYLLDKVKNYDSEDAFLVVVSEGDEIGAELVSSKIKEVNPNVDLRITKLGHVQRGGNPSALDRMLGIRLGVEAVKSLLQSKKNVMVGILNNQLHLTPFNEVVKQHQVNKELHELLELFGT; encoded by the coding sequence ATGGATAGTACTATAAAACATATAGGTGTATTTACCTCTGGAGGTGATAGTCCAGGGATGAATTCAGCCTTGTACGCCATTGCAAAAACGGCTGAAGCAACTGGTATAAAAGTTAGTGGTTTTAGAAAAGGATATGAAGGATTGATAGACGGTGACTTGGTTCAATTTAAATCACACGAATTACAAAAACTGACCCAAAAGGGTGGCACAATTCTAAAGACCGCACGAAGCAAACGTTTTCTCGAACTGGAAGGTCGAAAAAAAGCCCTGCAAACCCTAAATGCAAACAAAATAGATGCCCTGATTGCCATTGGTGGCGATGGCACATTTAAAGGACTACTTACTTTTTCAGAAATATGCGACATTCCGTTTATCGGCATTCCTGGTACTATAGATAATGATATTTCAGGAACAGATTATACCCTTGGTTTTGATTCCGCAGTAAATACAGCCATTGAGAATATTGATAAAATAAAGGACACTGCGGAATCTCACAATCGGGTATTCATTGTGGAAGTAATGGGCAGGGATTCTGGCTACATCGCCATTCATTCAGGACTTACCACAGGAGCAGATGCCATTTTAATTCCCGAGAGTGGAAAGGACTTTATTTATCTATTGGATAAGGTTAAAAATTACGATAGCGAAGATGCTTTTCTTGTCGTGGTTTCAGAAGGCGATGAAATAGGTGCCGAACTTGTTTCTTCAAAAATAAAGGAAGTCAACCCCAATGTCGATTTACGAATTACAAAACTTGGGCACGTACAGCGTGGTGGAAATCCTTCTGCTTTAGATAGGATGTTGGGTATTAGGCTTGGGGTGGAAGCCGTAAAATCACTTTTACAAAGTAAAAAGAATGTAATGGTCGGGATTTTAAACAATCAATTGCACTTAACCCCTTTTAATGAAGTGGTCAAACAACATCAGGTCAATAAAGAATTGCACGAACTTTTAGAACTATTTGGAACATAA
- a CDS encoding class I fructose-bisphosphate aldolase, giving the protein MKTDKNIVELLGEKADFYLEHVCEKITKDELQVPSKNSLEKVFGSSNRNPQVLRSLSQLYNNGNLGGTGYLSILPVDQGIEHSAAFSFYKNPDYFDPENIIKLALEAGCNGVASTFGVLGLNARKYAHKIPFIVKINHNELLTYPNKYDQTLFGKVKDAWNMGAVAIGATIYFGSKESNRQIKEISEAFEEAHSLGMATILWCYTRNKAFKTEKEDYHAAADITGQANHLGVTIQADIIKQKLPINNFGFKNIDFGKYNAEMYETLTTEHPIDLCRLQVANCYMGKIGLINSGGGSKGKSDLVDAITTAVINKRAGGSGLIMGRKAFQKPFSKGVKVLQSVQEVYLDDKISIA; this is encoded by the coding sequence ATGAAAACAGACAAGAATATAGTAGAACTTTTAGGAGAAAAAGCAGACTTCTATTTAGAACACGTTTGTGAAAAAATAACAAAGGATGAATTGCAAGTGCCAAGCAAAAATAGTTTAGAAAAAGTATTTGGCAGTAGCAACAGAAATCCGCAGGTGCTTCGAAGTCTTTCACAATTGTACAACAACGGAAATCTGGGAGGCACGGGATATTTAAGCATTCTTCCTGTAGACCAAGGCATTGAGCATAGCGCGGCCTTTTCATTCTATAAAAACCCAGATTATTTCGACCCAGAGAACATTATAAAACTCGCCCTTGAGGCCGGTTGTAATGGGGTGGCTTCCACGTTTGGAGTTTTGGGTCTAAATGCCAGAAAGTACGCTCATAAAATACCTTTTATTGTGAAGATTAACCACAATGAACTGCTAACCTACCCAAATAAATATGACCAAACATTATTTGGAAAGGTAAAAGATGCTTGGAATATGGGAGCGGTTGCCATTGGTGCAACCATCTATTTTGGCTCAAAAGAAAGCAATAGGCAGATTAAAGAAATTTCAGAGGCTTTTGAAGAAGCTCATAGTCTGGGTATGGCAACCATCTTATGGTGCTATACGCGTAACAAAGCTTTTAAAACAGAAAAAGAAGATTATCACGCTGCTGCTGACATAACTGGTCAGGCAAATCATTTAGGTGTCACCATACAGGCCGATATCATCAAACAAAAATTGCCAATAAACAATTTTGGTTTTAAGAATATTGATTTTGGCAAATACAATGCTGAAATGTATGAAACCCTCACTACAGAACACCCAATTGATTTATGCAGGTTGCAAGTGGCAAATTGTTATATGGGTAAAATAGGACTGATAAATTCTGGCGGTGGTTCTAAAGGGAAGTCCGATTTAGTTGATGCTATAACTACTGCCGTCATCAATAAAAGGGCTGGTGGCTCTGGGCTGATAATGGGAAGAAAAGCATTTCAAAAGCCTTTTAGCAAAGGCGTGAAAGTATTACAATCTGTTCAGGAAGTTTATTTGGACGATAAAATTAGTATAGCATAA
- a CDS encoding dicarboxylate/amino acid:cation symporter: MFDTEIKSLKSLNHYLLKLVESRLWLKVIIALFLGVGFGLLLSPQNGWISKEKADIAGNWLALPGVLFLKLVQMIMIPLIVASIITGIASNDKESLKKLGGGVLLYFLGTTIVSVSIGTILSQIFRPGRFLHQQALKEHNEITAVSTDEPELSFGVETIPDAISNLLPENPLASMVSGEMLSIVIFTIIIGVAVLSLENALLRPVKLLLSAIQEVCMTVVKWSMLLVPIAVFGLMAQLTSSVGLSSLSGLTYYVGVVLLGLLFLVIFYLGLIVLLGKSNPMHFLKKIRDVQLLAFSTTSSAAVMPLSLQTAEEKLKVDKTISNFIIPIGATVNMDGTALYQTITTLFIAQAYGLEMSLLNIIVVIVTIVAASIGTPAIPGGGVVILASVLGSVGIPAEGIIIIIGVERLLGMFRTAVNVTGDLTACMVFNRLYGIKNIEILKKEAL; this comes from the coding sequence ATGTTTGATACAGAGATAAAATCATTAAAATCACTTAACCACTACCTCCTTAAACTGGTAGAAAGCCGTCTATGGCTTAAAGTAATCATTGCCTTATTTTTAGGTGTTGGATTTGGTCTGCTATTGAGTCCACAAAATGGATGGATTTCTAAAGAAAAAGCAGATATCGCGGGGAATTGGCTGGCATTGCCTGGTGTACTATTTCTGAAACTGGTTCAAATGATTATGATCCCGTTGATTGTGGCTTCCATCATCACAGGAATCGCAAGCAACGATAAGGAAAGTCTAAAAAAACTGGGCGGTGGCGTTTTACTGTATTTTTTGGGCACAACAATAGTTTCGGTTAGCATTGGTACGATACTATCCCAAATTTTTAGACCGGGTCGTTTTCTTCATCAACAAGCACTAAAAGAGCATAATGAAATTACGGCAGTTTCAACTGATGAACCCGAGCTTTCCTTCGGAGTTGAAACGATTCCTGATGCCATCTCAAACCTGCTTCCTGAAAATCCATTGGCATCTATGGTAAGTGGTGAAATGTTAAGTATCGTGATTTTCACAATCATTATTGGTGTAGCTGTGCTATCACTTGAAAATGCTTTACTGCGCCCAGTGAAGCTGCTTCTAAGTGCCATTCAGGAAGTCTGTATGACAGTAGTAAAATGGTCAATGCTTCTAGTGCCTATTGCCGTTTTTGGTCTTATGGCACAGCTCACCTCTAGCGTTGGTTTGAGTTCTCTATCTGGCCTCACCTACTATGTGGGTGTCGTCTTGCTCGGTCTGTTATTCTTAGTGATTTTCTATTTAGGGCTAATTGTGCTTCTTGGAAAATCAAACCCTATGCATTTCCTGAAAAAAATAAGGGATGTTCAGCTATTGGCTTTTTCAACCACAAGCTCTGCCGCTGTGATGCCACTTTCTCTTCAAACAGCCGAAGAAAAACTAAAGGTGGACAAGACCATTAGCAATTTTATCATTCCCATTGGCGCAACCGTCAATATGGATGGTACTGCACTTTATCAAACGATAACAACCCTTTTTATAGCCCAAGCCTATGGACTGGAAATGAGTTTACTCAATATTATTGTGGTCATTGTAACTATCGTTGCTGCTTCAATCGGCACACCTGCCATTCCCGGAGGTGGTGTGGTGATACTCGCTTCTGTTTTGGGAAGTGTTGGTATCCCAGCCGAAGGCATCATCATTATTATTGGTGTAGAAAGATTGTTGGGAATGTTCAGGACTGCTGTAAACGTAACGGGTGACCTTACAGCTTGTATGGTTTTTAATAGGTTGTATGGTATAAAAAACATTGAAATTCTTAAAAAAGAAGCTTTATAA
- a CDS encoding helix-turn-helix domain-containing protein, with translation MTQPKEFWVKNMVCSRCLKVIKQELQELGITVLCLELGKLLVEAPDLSKAQINQEVTQVLHANGFEIVKSEEDMLVERIKIFLIEQLDELPLTLKVKTSEHLSSTLHRDYKALSKLFSYKEKTTIEKYFIKLKIEKVKELIQLKQHSFSDIGYLLDYSSVNHLSRQFKDVVGLSMTDYKNTENWKRNYYDEIM, from the coding sequence ATGACACAACCAAAAGAATTTTGGGTTAAAAATATGGTGTGTAGTCGTTGCTTAAAAGTAATTAAGCAAGAACTACAAGAACTAGGAATAACGGTCCTTTGCCTAGAGCTAGGAAAGCTTTTAGTAGAAGCACCAGACCTAAGCAAGGCACAAATTAACCAAGAGGTTACCCAAGTGCTGCACGCAAATGGTTTTGAGATAGTAAAAAGTGAAGAAGATATGCTTGTTGAAAGAATAAAAATTTTTCTAATCGAACAACTTGATGAGCTACCGCTAACGCTAAAAGTTAAGACCTCAGAACATTTATCATCAACCCTTCACCGAGATTACAAGGCATTGAGCAAACTGTTCTCATATAAGGAAAAGACCACCATTGAAAAGTACTTTATAAAATTAAAAATTGAAAAAGTCAAGGAACTCATACAGCTAAAACAGCATTCCTTCTCTGATATAGGGTACTTATTGGATTACAGCAGTGTAAATCACTTATCCAGACAATTTAAGGATGTGGTTGGATTGAGTATGACAGATTACAAAAACACAGAAAATTGGAAGCGAAATTATTACGATGAAATTATGTAG
- a CDS encoding SHOCT domain-containing protein encodes MHLYDGHFGGMHLIWWIIWIILLAWIFFIPTDIPYQKTKKEDPLDILKKRFAEGFITKEEYEESKKILKSDN; translated from the coding sequence ATGCATTTATACGACGGACACTTTGGGGGTATGCACCTAATATGGTGGATTATATGGATTATTTTATTGGCTTGGATATTTTTCATTCCAACAGATATACCATATCAAAAAACAAAAAAAGAAGATCCTTTAGACATTCTTAAGAAAAGATTTGCTGAAGGCTTCATTACAAAGGAGGAATATGAAGAATCAAAAAAGATTCTAAAATCAGATAATTAA
- a CDS encoding universal stress protein, which yields MKIVLAIDGSDFSKVAINELKKMTLSSNSEIHIINVYEVPKTTSLGLHTMGGKIGNYIEEIKSNAQKLGNKIVSEASDKIKAENKALTITTSVVSGLPKSIINEKAEDWGADLIVVGSQGLGAFSRLVLGSVSQYLTTNAKCSVLIARDRNKK from the coding sequence ATGAAAATTGTATTGGCCATAGATGGTTCAGATTTTAGTAAAGTAGCCATTAACGAGCTTAAGAAAATGACTTTATCCTCAAATAGTGAAATTCATATTATAAATGTTTATGAAGTTCCTAAAACAACCAGTCTGGGATTGCATACTATGGGCGGCAAGATAGGAAATTACATAGAAGAAATTAAAAGTAACGCTCAAAAATTGGGAAACAAAATCGTTTCAGAGGCTTCCGATAAAATCAAGGCCGAAAACAAAGCACTTACCATAACCACAAGCGTTGTTAGCGGACTACCCAAAAGTATTATTAATGAAAAAGCAGAAGATTGGGGTGCAGATTTAATTGTAGTAGGCTCTCAGGGTCTCGGTGCTTTTTCTCGCTTAGTATTGGGCTCTGTATCCCAATATTTGACCACAAATGCCAAATGTTCAGTACTGATTGCAAGAGATAGAAATAAAAAATGA
- a CDS encoding NAD(P)/FAD-dependent oxidoreductase — MKEKQTHSIKLESTCKITDEICLPDTKLPRVVIVGGGFAGLALVEKLKHKEVQVVLLDKNNFHQFQPLLYQVATSALEPDSIVFPFRKQINGYKNVFFRLAEVEEIQPDSNTILTNKGSISYDYLVLATGTTTNFFGMDSVAENSLGMKDIRDSLNIRHMMLQNLEQAAITCDDEERDALTNFVIVGGGPAGVEMAGALAEFCKYILPKDYPEYPSSIMNIYLIEAIDELLSTMSDKASSKTLKYLEDLNVKVLLNEAVSNYDGKEVTTKSDKTILAKNLIWTAGVKGQFPNGIDGKHVVRGNRIKTNANLKVEGYENIFAIGDIAALISKETPKGHPQVAQTAIQQGKYLGDSILNIINNKSIKPFKYKDKGSLATVGKRKAVADLGKFKFAGYFAWLLWSVVHLMSISGFRNRLMVGFNWAVSYFTYEKSNRLIIRNFKPKSSIKNREK, encoded by the coding sequence ATGAAAGAAAAGCAAACACATAGCATTAAATTAGAATCCACTTGTAAGATAACAGATGAGATATGTCTCCCCGATACTAAATTACCTCGTGTGGTTATCGTTGGTGGTGGGTTTGCAGGTTTGGCATTGGTTGAGAAACTGAAACACAAAGAAGTTCAAGTGGTTTTACTCGATAAAAATAACTTCCATCAGTTTCAGCCTTTATTGTATCAAGTGGCAACGAGTGCCCTGGAGCCTGACAGTATTGTATTTCCATTCAGAAAACAAATCAATGGCTATAAAAATGTTTTCTTTCGTTTGGCTGAAGTTGAGGAAATTCAACCTGATTCAAATACTATATTGACCAATAAGGGAAGTATTTCTTATGACTATTTAGTGTTGGCTACTGGCACGACCACCAATTTCTTTGGGATGGATTCTGTGGCCGAAAATAGTTTGGGGATGAAGGATATTCGCGATTCCCTCAACATCCGTCATATGATGTTGCAAAATTTGGAACAGGCAGCTATTACTTGTGATGATGAAGAACGCGACGCGTTGACAAATTTTGTAATAGTAGGTGGTGGTCCAGCAGGCGTAGAAATGGCAGGAGCTTTGGCAGAGTTTTGCAAATACATCCTTCCCAAAGATTACCCAGAGTACCCTTCTTCCATTATGAATATTTATCTAATAGAAGCCATTGATGAGTTGTTAAGTACAATGTCTGATAAAGCATCTTCGAAAACCCTCAAATATTTAGAGGATTTAAATGTAAAGGTATTATTAAATGAAGCTGTAAGCAATTATGATGGAAAGGAAGTCACTACCAAAAGTGATAAGACCATATTGGCTAAAAACCTTATCTGGACGGCTGGCGTAAAAGGACAATTCCCAAATGGTATTGATGGAAAACACGTAGTCAGAGGCAACCGTATTAAAACCAATGCCAATTTAAAAGTAGAAGGCTACGAAAATATTTTTGCCATAGGTGATATCGCAGCACTCATTTCCAAAGAAACCCCAAAAGGACATCCACAAGTAGCACAGACCGCTATTCAACAAGGTAAATACCTGGGCGATTCGATATTAAATATCATAAATAACAAATCCATAAAACCTTTCAAATATAAAGATAAAGGTTCCTTAGCAACCGTAGGTAAACGCAAGGCAGTTGCCGATTTGGGCAAATTTAAATTTGCAGGCTATTTCGCCTGGTTGCTGTGGTCCGTTGTTCACTTGATGTCCATAAGTGGATTTAGAAATAGATTGATGGTTGGTTTTAATTGGGCGGTAAGTTATTTCACTTATGAAAAGAGCAACCGCCTGATTATTAGAAACTTTAAACCGAAATCTTCGATTAAAAACAGGGAAAAATAA
- a CDS encoding heavy-metal-associated domain-containing protein, producing the protein MKQKFQISGISCGGCVARVKKTLENHPNIEKAEIFLAPKGATIITMNETLSVEDIQKQLDELNGYTISKINQ; encoded by the coding sequence ATGAAACAAAAATTTCAAATAAGCGGAATCAGTTGTGGCGGATGCGTTGCAAGGGTCAAGAAAACCTTGGAGAATCATCCTAATATCGAAAAAGCAGAGATTTTTTTGGCACCAAAAGGTGCTACAATTATCACTATGAACGAAACGCTCTCGGTTGAAGACATACAAAAGCAACTTGATGAACTCAACGGATATACAATTTCAAAAATAAATCAATAA
- a CDS encoding lycopene cyclase domain-containing protein: MQYVWFIWSLIILALWAVIYLFKKDSRKEMLKMSLITLPFGLTEPLFMPEYWMPPSLFDLAEKTRFDIESLIFSFAIGGIGVVLYNLIFKQTFQEITHTERNHRRHRLHIYILFVPAIVFLILALFTSLNHIYCGTIAMFLGGLATLYCRPDLKRKIWVGGILFTVLYFIYFGSILPFYPQYVELYWNLDSLTHILVLGIPFEELLFAFTFGMYWSGLYEHIYWRKLIHLNKARN, from the coding sequence ATGCAATACGTCTGGTTTATATGGTCATTAATTATCCTGGCGCTTTGGGCAGTAATATATCTCTTCAAGAAAGATTCTAGAAAAGAAATGCTCAAGATGAGCCTGATTACATTGCCTTTTGGCTTAACAGAACCATTGTTTATGCCAGAATATTGGATGCCACCTTCGCTTTTTGATTTGGCTGAAAAAACAAGGTTTGATATCGAAAGTCTCATTTTTTCTTTTGCAATCGGTGGTATAGGTGTGGTACTTTATAATCTTATTTTTAAACAAACCTTTCAAGAAATAACACATACAGAGCGAAATCACAGAAGACATCGCTTGCATATATACATCTTATTTGTACCAGCAATCGTGTTTTTAATATTAGCACTATTTACATCATTAAACCATATTTATTGTGGTACTATAGCGATGTTCCTAGGTGGTTTAGCAACATTATACTGTCGCCCAGATTTAAAAAGAAAGATATGGGTTGGGGGCATCTTGTTTACGGTATTATACTTCATATACTTTGGAAGTATCCTTCCATTTTATCCGCAATATGTTGAGCTGTACTGGAACCTTGACAGCCTAACCCATATTCTGGTTCTGGGAATCCCCTTTGAAGAATTATTGTTCGCCTTCACCTTTGGAATGTACTGGTCTGGATTGTACGAACACATCTATTGGCGAAAACTTATACACTTAAATAAAGCACGTAATTAA
- a CDS encoding DUF5676 family membrane protein, giving the protein MYRLNVKKLGFAFGLTGALIYLGCMIVMSTAGREATIDFFNSLLHGLDTTSIIRMDVPLWEAGLGIIQTFILGWLVGACIAAFYNAQLKIKK; this is encoded by the coding sequence ATGTACCGATTAAACGTAAAAAAACTCGGGTTTGCTTTTGGTCTAACCGGAGCATTAATCTATTTGGGCTGTATGATAGTGATGTCAACTGCAGGTAGGGAAGCCACAATCGACTTTTTCAACAGCCTTTTGCACGGATTGGACACTACAAGTATAATCAGAATGGATGTTCCACTGTGGGAAGCTGGTTTAGGAATCATACAGACCTTCATACTGGGTTGGCTGGTTGGTGCCTGTATTGCGGCATTTTACAACGCACAACTTAAAATAAAAAAATAA
- a CDS encoding type II glyceraldehyde-3-phosphate dehydrogenase, which translates to MKNVAVIGYGVIGKRVADAINLQNDMKLSGVCDIISDWRIQNAVRKNYNIYAATQDAADNMKSEGISVKGNMQELLKKSDLVVDCTPKKIAAQNVAIYKEQNIKFILHGGEKHETTGHSFSAENNYKSALNLNATRVVSCNTTSILRTLTALKRADLLDYARGTLLRRATDPWESHLGGIMNTMVPEKDIPSHQGPDAKSVDPELDVITAAVKVPETLSHMHYWNVKLKKQATKQEVLNAFKTSSRIKLIQYDQGLVSNNTIKEMFLDMGRPWGDMYEVALWEDMLKVQGDELFYAYVVDNQAIVIPETIDAIRALTGIETDGTKSIAKTNESLGIH; encoded by the coding sequence ATGAAAAATGTAGCAGTTATAGGTTACGGAGTCATTGGAAAAAGGGTGGCAGATGCCATCAACTTACAAAACGATATGAAGCTTTCGGGAGTATGTGATATCATTAGCGACTGGCGAATTCAAAATGCCGTAAGAAAGAATTACAACATATACGCAGCAACTCAAGATGCAGCTGATAATATGAAATCTGAAGGGATTTCTGTTAAAGGCAATATGCAGGAACTTTTAAAGAAATCAGACCTTGTAGTGGACTGTACGCCTAAAAAGATTGCTGCTCAAAATGTAGCGATTTATAAAGAACAGAATATAAAATTTATTCTACACGGTGGCGAAAAACACGAAACCACAGGGCATTCCTTTAGTGCAGAAAATAATTACAAATCAGCTCTAAACTTGAATGCGACAAGAGTAGTTTCCTGTAATACTACGTCTATTTTAAGAACCTTGACCGCTTTAAAAAGAGCCGATTTATTGGATTATGCCAGAGGTACACTTTTAAGAAGAGCTACAGACCCTTGGGAAAGTCATTTGGGTGGTATTATGAATACGATGGTTCCCGAAAAAGATATCCCAAGCCATCAAGGTCCGGATGCTAAAAGTGTTGACCCAGAACTGGATGTCATCACCGCAGCGGTAAAAGTACCCGAAACATTGAGCCATATGCACTACTGGAATGTGAAATTGAAAAAGCAGGCGACAAAGCAAGAAGTGCTAAATGCTTTCAAAACGTCCAGCCGTATTAAATTGATTCAATATGACCAAGGTCTGGTTTCTAACAACACCATTAAGGAAATGTTCTTGGATATGGGAAGGCCTTGGGGCGATATGTACGAAGTAGCACTATGGGAAGATATGCTGAAGGTACAGGGAGACGAACTCTTTTATGCCTACGTGGTCGATAACCAAGCTATTGTAATCCCGGAAACAATTGATGCTATTAGGGCTTTAACTGGAATTGAAACAGATGGTACAAAATCCATAGCCAAAACAAATGAAAGTTTAGGAATCCATTAA
- a CDS encoding WG repeat-containing protein: MKTIFLTLLIIPILGIGQTIENIDFVSPFHDGLSAVKKGNNWAFIDQNGSIIIDFRQDLVKTKTDKGYYPLFSNGKCIIAQKKDDILLYGFIDKKGNISIEPQFLNVLNFQGNKTLALIVHKETIGFNDIFKKDVVNYHYFEVVIDENGNSLDHLTQLALHISPKYSKSKEPPVITSKFISDNLIAVKSDENKWNLRKIK; encoded by the coding sequence ATGAAAACAATCTTCCTCACATTATTAATTATCCCAATACTGGGAATTGGACAAACCATAGAAAACATTGACTTTGTATCCCCTTTTCACGATGGTCTTTCAGCAGTAAAAAAAGGAAATAACTGGGCATTTATTGACCAAAACGGCTCTATAATCATTGATTTTAGACAAGACTTGGTAAAGACCAAAACCGACAAAGGCTACTATCCTCTGTTCAGTAATGGAAAATGTATTATAGCGCAGAAAAAAGATGATATACTCCTTTATGGGTTTATTGACAAAAAAGGAAACATAAGTATCGAACCACAGTTTCTAAATGTCTTAAACTTTCAAGGTAACAAGACCTTGGCATTAATAGTACATAAAGAGACCATAGGCTTTAATGATATTTTTAAAAAAGATGTTGTTAACTACCATTATTTTGAGGTGGTCATCGATGAGAACGGAAATTCTCTAGACCACCTTACCCAATTGGCTTTACATATTTCCCCAAAATACTCTAAAAGCAAAGAACCACCTGTTATCACATCTAAATTTATTTCTGATAATCTGATAGCAGTAAAAAGCGATGAAAATAAATGGAACTTAAGAAAAATCAAGTAG